The sequence below is a genomic window from Paramisgurnus dabryanus chromosome 4, PD_genome_1.1, whole genome shotgun sequence.
TATAATCAATAAGTCTTCCTCAACacagttacttttataatataaaaatatataacgAATTTTGTGAGTTTGAATATCAAGTTTTACACATCAATCCATCGATAAAGTAATTGTTTTATGAATTATTCTACCAATTTCCAAAGTAACTTCCGTGTCTCTAAAGATTTTGAGACTAATTGTTTCActgaataaattaattaaataataattttagtaACTTTATTGGTGAGACATTATCTATTTGATAAACTCCATACCTCTTTCCATTCAATCTGATACACAACCTGAAATCTGCTGACAAGCTTACGTACAGAATGACGTCATAAACGTGACAAACTTTAAATATAGCCTAAAATCCATTTTTATATTATGTGAACTTAAACAATAACCCTAGATTAGCTTATAATTGTGTGGAAAAAATGTGAATAGTTTGTCAGTGCCAACaaattcatgtttatttacaataaaatagTTTAAACGCTTGTCCAAATAAACGGTGTCGATTCACCAAGTCATTGGCAAAGTTAATTTTGGACCCTTCATCATAACGTCAGCGCACAACAGGCAGCGGGGGAGTGTCGCGCGCATTTCGCGGAGGGCACGCGCTATATTTGGAATACCCTGCGCGCGCTCCGGCATTCCTGCTCTTGCGCTGTCAGTGCGTGTCAGACCTTTACGCCAATTTTAACCGGACGTCTACAGCAATAGCCTAAAATAAGTCCTCTCCTGACCGACGCCTGGTCCGTCCATCGCGTCCTCCCGCGTTTAAAGAGTGCGTCTTGTCTTAAATGTTCCTAGTCATATAGCACGTAGCGGAGCGCACTCCGCGCGCATGCGCTGTGCCCGGAGCAAAAGAACAAGCGCAAATGGATAGCAGCACGCAGGTAGGTGACAGTATGGACTCGCATACGACAGCAGGTAATAGCGTGAAGGCTTTCTCCCTGGTGAATATTCGCGACTGGGGCATGAAGTATGAAATATGCACGATAAATTAACAGTTTGGCTGACATAAAGTAACGTTACCATCCTTTCTAAAAGCAATTGAAACCATCagaaatcataaaaaataagaaataacaaCCAAAACGCAATTTCTAGAGTAATTTGTCATTATTTTACAGCTAATGGTGTCAAATTTGTAATTTAATCTAGTAAAATGAGTAAAGATGGTATTCTTTGAAGATCCTTTGAGTATCCAAGGATACCATGTTGTGTATGGTAACTACACAATATGACAATAATACATCTTGTTCTTTAAGTGTTGCGTAAACTAAAGGCCATGCTATATGAATACAGTATATATCATAGAGTACCATGGTAAACTCATACTTTTTGTAAGTTACGTTCTGGAGTAACCATAATGAAAATGACTATTGTCATGATGCAtgctcatgttgttacaaacctgtatttctttgttttgatgcaCACGAAGGAAGAAtgttgtaaccaaaccgtttatgagccccattcactttcatagtattctttttccctACTATAAAAGTGAATGGTGCTCATGACCGATTTGGTTAAAagcattcctcaaaatatcttcctttgtgtttatcagaacaaataaatttataccGGTTTGTAACTAAATGAGCGTGAGTAAATTATGccttttttttgtgaactatccctttaacatgaatgtgtaatttatatatttatatttatgtacaCTATATGCTATACTTACATTATGTGTGATTTAATTTTCTGGCAGGAAGATTGCCATGAGGACCATATAATGAACAGTACAGGTAGGGCAATGTCCACAGTTCATAAAGCTGTTAAATCACTAGCATCAGATAGACCAACTAacacaaaatgttacatttttgtaatattttacatgtatatatttttgcaaTATTTACTTAATACATCTAAAATATCTCTTGCATGTCATTTTGATGTAAGATGGAGCTCTGACCTTGAATATCAGTGTCACAAGCATGTCTCCTATTTCTTATAGATCCAAATGCAGAAGCTTATATGACCTTCATGAAAAAACATTGTTGTTATGATGCTATTCCTACCAGCTGCAAACTGGTCATTTTTGACACCTCATTGCAGGTTGGGATGCAGTATATCTAAAtctaaatgcatatatttaaatgcataaatatacatttattattgCATACATTTGATTGtaaataataacaatttatGCTACATATTTATATGTGATGCATCTTTTGTACTGAAACAGGTAAAGAAAGCCTTTTTTGCTTTAGTAGCCAATGGTCTCCGAGCTGCCCCGCTATGGGATAACAAGCAGCAGAAATTTGTGGGTAAGACCTCTAAACATGTGCATGGTCCTTTTGCATCAGAATACATGCATTAGTTGATTTTCCTCCTTATCGACAACTACACAGGTATGCTGACTATCACAGATTTTATCAACATTCTTCATCGGTATTATAAGTCACCTTTGGTAGGTTGATTTTTCACTGCGGTTACATCTGTTAACTTTCTAGATTAACATTACTATCTaatcagaaaatattttgagatatTGGTAATACAGAATTGGTAAATGCGTATTATGCATTACAGTGTATGTTTCTTTCTTCTATATAGGTTCAGATCTATGAACTGGAGGAGCACAAGATTGAGACATGGAGAGGTGATTCATTTCAAAGTAAATAATCTCAGATCATGGTGAGATGTTGCATCACACATTTTGGGGTGGAGCCACGTTCCTTGTATAAGTCACCGTGGCCAACCCAGAGGAGagcctttatttatttctgtctTAAAGGAACATGGGTCTGTTTTGCTGAGCTGCTGCATAGATTAGTTGTAAAACATTGCATTAGTAATGCAGAAGGTCTTGGGTTCGATTCcagatctatctatctatctatctatctatctatctatctatctatctatctatctatctatctatctatctatctatctatctatctatctatctatctatctatctatctatctatcctaTTCCTAATGTCTCACTCTTGATCTTTTTCTTGTTTGTAGATGTCTACCTGCAGTATCACAAACAAAATCTTATCAGCATCTCCCCTAATGCAAGGTATATAAATTTTAAAGAGCTTGATTGTatcgttttctttaaaatggtgcatgcaaaataatatacccAATGACTaatatatgtaaaaataaatgtgccctGGACCATATACACACTCATTAttcgcatgggtatatttgtagcaacagCCAACGCTACATTGTATTGTtcaaaattatcgattttttatttttatgccaaaatcattaggatattaaaggcTTATCATAAATCATTTAGCCATGTGTCATTCTAAACCACCCGAGTCCTTtgattgttttaatttttttgatattttgtgACTGTCCCATAGACTCTTTTTTTACTatcgtaaatatataaaaaatgtcattatcATTAGTAAtcatgtgttgctaaggacaactttaaaggcgattttctcaatatttacattttatgcaccctcagaatccagatttttaaatagttgtatctcagccaaatattgtcctgataaaccatacatcaatgaaaagcttatttattcaattgaccttatgactggttttgtggtccagggtcacaaatatattatattaagtaTGTAGTGTACCATTCTCTCATTTCTTTCTGCACACAGCCTCTTTGACGCAGTCTACTCTTTACTGAAACACAAAATCCACAGGCTTCCAGTTATCGATCCAGAATCTGGAAATGTCCTTCACATACTCACCCATAAGAGAATCCTCAAGttcctttatttatttgtaagaGGATTTCATTCACAAATAAAATTTCacttgtcattatttacttttcCACTAACTTACATTGAAACtcgtgctctctctctctttcgctctctctctcacactccAGGGACCCACAATACCAAAGCCATATTTTTTGCAGAAGAAAATTAAAGATGCAGGTATAGGAACGTTCAGAGATATAGCTACCGTCCAGCAGACCGCCACCGTCTATGATGctctgtctgtgtttgttgatCGACGAGTGTCTGCCCTTCCTGTTGTGGATGAGAATGGTACCCAACCAAAAAAAACGCTGTCTTTAACCAGATTTATTTTACTAAAAAATGGACAGTAATATTTCTTTGACTGTTTTTTTTCACTAGGTAGGGTGGTCGCTCTGTATTCCAGATTTGACGTGATTGTAAgaatcattttaatttcttttaaatTTTTGTTAGCTTAAATACATTCCTATCAATACTGTCCTGTGataacccagctaaagtcatttttttgtgatttactgttttctacataatgtTAAGAACatattgatatctttaatattgactgattaAGGCCACAAAtgagtaaaatcaaactttggtgactttagcctggatttcacaggcagggtcacacaTGTCTATGCTATGATATCAACACGAGTGAACCGTTTTTGTGGCCCTGGTTTATTTATCAGAATCTTGCAGCACAGAAAACGTACAATAACCTGAGCATGAGCATGCAGGAAGCGCTGCGGAGGAGGCGATGTTACGTGGAAGGGGTGATAAAATGTTACCCTGACGAAACTCTGGAAACTGTTATTGACAGAATAGTCAAAGCAGAGGTAAGCATGTTTGAattgtttatgtatttgttacatgcattgtttttaatttttgatTTGTGTCCAGGTCCATAGGCTGGTGCTTGTGGACAGAAATGACGTGGTTCGGGGAatcatctctctctctgacCTGCTGCAGGCTATAGTCTTATCACCCGCAGGTATTGATGCTCTGTTTTCCTAATCTGAGAGGATATAATCCTCCTCTTCATTCATCTAACCAACCCGTATAATCCAGGTAGGCTTTTCTTTGCTTGCTTATGTTGACTAACTTTGCCAACTTGTGCATTGCTACTGcttattaaatgcaatattttCCACCTTTATTTTCCAAAGTTGCAGGGGCCAACAAATGCCTCTTATTTTTCTGTATAATATTTTTACTGATTTACTGATGACATCATGGTTTCTGTGTACTTCCCATAATACACCTTACAATGTTAAGGGATTATTCCAAAATAATCCCCTGCATTTGGTATTCATATGCAGTGAGCAATGGAAATGATGAAAATTCCTTTATATGAAATGCTTATGTATCCGGTTCTCGTTTGTTTGTTATCTTTGTATGTGACCTTTTTGTTTGTGGTATGAATAGCTGAATGTTTGAGAATACCCATATGGGTCAGGGATGTGACCCTGTGTGCCTTTGTTGTTGTCATTTAACCCCAGTGCAGTTGAAAACATAGTATAGTGTTACAAAACGCTGGGTTTCTATGCTGGAAGTCACCtatttttgtgataatatcatATTTACACTTTTAATAAAAGGCTTTAGATTgaataatacacttttaaatcaataaatgcaTTATAGTTGATATCATACTTTGATATATATTGTATTTTAGTATTTATAGTACTCCATGGCACTGCCCATTAAAGTACCTTCAAGCAAACATTATATTACCATAGTACTAAAATTCTCTTATTCTCTCATTCTGTTTCAGGTTTTGAAAGTGGATGAAGTATGACTGTGGCCAAGAATGAAGATAATGAAATATATCCCTGCAAAATATTTACATagcataattttttattttatacagtatgttgttttaatgttgTCATTGTGTTATGCTGTCTGTTAAGGTTGCGTGTGTACAATAAACAATGATACATTTcttatttaatatgttttacaataacaatattttcacagaaaacAACTGTTTTCTTGTATGTATGAGGACACGTGAGCTTGGGTTTTGATCAAATTGATCTCATTTGCCTTTGTGGGCTAAATGTATTGTTAGAATatcatttgtttttgtaataaattatttacTGCAATATTTTGCTTgcatcccacaatgcaatgaatttgaagttgattttcaatgtgATGAATGAAGCAATATcttaaaatatcaataaatacctaatttttttttttacattttgtgactCATTTAATCAATATGGCTAAGATTTTTGTACacaaaaagcaaaataaattTTCTTCCCATTATGGGCACCTTTGGTGATgaaataatgtaaacaaagtaGCATACTACTTTTCATCACTACATACTTTTGCTATTCTTCTAGACTTTTTGCCAATTACTATTgcacctgtttaatttatttatttccaaaataaaataaaataaaataattttgctaataacaaaaatgtctttagttcaaatgttttttttttttttaaattcagagTAGTTTGTATTGAAATAGCTATATTTCGTTGAATATACAAAATTCTGAGTGAGAAAATTAAAAGGTAATGCTAAATAACAAAAACGTCAATTCCGTTAATAAATTTTTTCATTTAAGAATTAttcttaaatatttatattgtaaGGCATTATTAAATTGTAGTTGAATGCTAAATTTTATTCCAAGTAAATCAAAATACGAAATAACATAACGTCATTTCTacttcattttaaaaaatatttctaattaaataaattacatttttaaattctaatttcatgaaaaacacaaaattctaattaaacaaataaaacaaaatattgtttaatgCACGTGTTGTGGATATCGCCAGCAGATGTCACCCGCGGTAAACAGTACGCACGTGACACCGCAACAGCCTGTAAAATCCCCTCTGTcggtgtttttgttttttctaaTAAATCGTGACGCGTGTCTTCTAACCAAACCCCGTGATCAACACGCACAACAAACAAAAGTGGATCAGTGAAAATGGCGAGTAGCGAGGAGGAGGCGAGCGCGGCTCTGGAGGCCTGGTTCCCCGCACCTGGTAGCGGAGTCAGCAGCGAGGACGAGCCTGAGCCCGAGCTGAGGCTGCTGCGGGAGCGGCTACGCGGGTGGCTGTCGCAGTACGAGCGCGCGCTGATCTTCGCGCAGCGGCTGCTGGTGTGGGAGAGGCCGCTGCATAGTAGCGTAGCCGCGCTCCTGCTTAATACCGCTTTTTGGTGAGAGTTTAGCCTGTTAATCCTGATGACTGGTTAGTTATCTGGTTAATGGATGGGCCGGATTAAAGTTCCCTCGTGTTTCTGCACGTCAGACTTGTTTTGCCATGATATTACTATGATGCATTTGGACATTTACCATTGTCATTGTAACTGGACATGGTTATTGTTGTTATGCTAATAACGTTACCATAGTATTATTTAAAGTACCATGGTGTATAAGTACGATAGTCATACAGTACAATGGTATTACTACAGTAGTCATTCTATTATTATGGTAGtaccatagtatttttaaagtaaattggTCTATGAATATGGTAATCATACAGTACCGTAAtactatgattttttttttgcattcacCACGTGttcaatattgtttttatagTAATAGCacagtattttttaaagtaCCATGGCATATAAATATGGTAATCACACAATACCATGGTAATACTGTTTCCTAGCATTCACTATGTTTTAGATACAGTCATTATGAAAATACCATACTTTGtctcatgttgtttaaatacAGTGATAAAGCTGTTATTATGGTAATAACATAGTATTATTCAAAGCACCACAACATATGAATAAAACCATGCAGTACCATGGTattactatttttttatttgcattcaCCACATTTTAAATACTGTTATTATGGTATTATAACggtattctttaaaatattatggTGTATGAATCTGTTAATCACACAATACCGTGCTATTACTGTGTTTTTGGGCATTCACTATGTTTTAGATACAGCTATTATGAAAATACCATACCTTGCACCATGGCGTTTAAATACAGTAATAATATAGTATCATGGTATTACTGTAGTAATCCTGGACATTCACCATGTTTTGGATACTTTATTATGGTactattataataataacaatagtattaataatcaaatatatatattataaataaaaatagtatTCTTAAAAGTACCATGGTGTGTAAATATGGCAGTTATTTATGTACTGTAGTTTTATGTACTTTAAATGCCACGTTATATATCAAAATATAATAGCTTTACCATCTAATTCCATCACATATGCTGTAATGGACCTTTATATTAACTTTGACATACTTTTAGTTATtcattgattgattgattgattgcaCATATCAATACCAATAAGTATTGATGGATTATTGATGGAGAATTTGAGATTTTAAGTTGTTGTGTATATGTCCCAGGCTTCTTTCGTCGACATCATTGCGACCCTTGTTTCTCTTGAGCGTGTCTCTCATTGGACTGACGCTCCTGGAGAGATGGAAAGACAAGCTGCCGTTGATCTCTGGTAATGTATAAACACAAATATACTTAAATCACTATTTCAATATGTTGCAGAAGTAACGCAACTCTCATTTTCTCCTTCAATCTCAACAGCTTGGCATCCAGAGGTAGCTGTGGTCGAACGGTATGTATTTCGAAATGTCCCCTACGTGTCTCAACAGCGCGCACCCCTGTCCCTTAGCCTGTTAGGTTCATAATGTCATTCTGTTGTCGTACAGTAAAGTTCAGCACATTCTTAAACATGGACATTCCTGTGGGATGTGTGAATGCCTCTTACTGATAACATTGGCAGAAAACTATTTCATTCATGTCAAATATGTTACACTAGCAATGCAGCATAATTGCTTTGTGGTGTATtgaatgcattttaaaggaatgcTCTGGGTTCAATATCAATTAAATGTCAAAACCAAATTGCTTTCAGGGTGGATTTACAATGAAAGTCCATAGGGAATATTTAATATGCACCagtgtaaatattaaaatacacacggggcggtttcccggacagggattagactagtttaaataaattactaaataaatgtaagagctttccaaactgaaaacaacctgcactgacatattttaaaatacatcagtgctctctgttttgcctaaaaatgcacacaagtaatgtttttagtaaggcatggtTATGATAAAATAATCCCtgcccgggaaaccaccccattgtGTTAAAGAATatcaacaatatttaaacattaCAGCTTTAAACATAAGACTGAAACTGTATATGTTGAGAATATTCTGGATTGTTGAAAATATTCGggataacataaaacacatgtGAAAAAACTATATCccattcaacaaaaaaatttatttggccaaaaatatgttttaaatatattctgAACACATtctgtagaaagtaaagcttatttaaatatattttataatttttattttattatatttgttagtttttatctccatatattaatattttttaaatgtattttaggggcaacaaaaacatttctaattttacaacccttatggaaaaatatatattttcctgGCCGAAATAAAAAGTTTGTATAAAGTGTATAAAGTAAaggtatgtataaaatataaaattaaaagtatatttttgcagttcaaaatatatttaataaatttttttttcaaacaagtttctaacaaaaaagtttttctttcaat
It includes:
- the prkag3a gene encoding 5'-AMP-activated protein kinase subunit gamma-1 isoform X3, with amino-acid sequence MDSSTQEDCHEDHIMNSTDPNAEAYMTFMKKHCCYDAIPTSCKLVIFDTSLQVKKAFFALVANGLRAAPLWDNKQQKFVGMLTITDFINILHRYYKSPLVQIYELEEHKIETWRDVYLQYHKQNLISISPNASLFDAVYSLLKHKIHRLPVIDPESGNVLHILTHKRILKFLYLFGPTIPKPYFLQKKIKDAGIGTFRDIATVQQTATVYDALSVFVDRRVSALPVVDENGRVVALYSRFDVINLAAQKTYNNLSMSMQEALRRRRCYVEGVIKCYPDETLETVIDRIVKAEVHRLVLVDRNDVVRGIISLSDLLQAIVLSPAGIDALFS
- the prkag3a gene encoding 5'-AMP-activated protein kinase subunit gamma-1 isoform X2; protein product: MDSSTQEDCHEDHIMNSTDPNAEAYMTFMKKHCCYDAIPTSCKLVIFDTSLQVKKAFFALVANGLRAAPLWDNKQQKFVGMLTITDFINILHRYYKSPLVQIYELEEHKIETWRGDSFQNVYLQYHKQNLISISPNASLFDAVYSLLKHKIHRLPVIDPESGNVLHILTHKRILKFLYLFGPTIPKPYFLQKKIKDAGIGTFRDIATVQQTATVYDALSVFVDRRVSALPVVDENGRVVALYSRFDVINLAAQKTYNNLSMSMQEALRRRRCYVEGVIKCYPDETLETVIDRIVKAEVHRLVLVDRNDVVRGIISLSDLLQAIVLSPAGFESG
- the prkag3a gene encoding 5'-AMP-activated protein kinase subunit gamma-1 isoform X1, whose amino-acid sequence is MDSSTQEDCHEDHIMNSTDPNAEAYMTFMKKHCCYDAIPTSCKLVIFDTSLQVKKAFFALVANGLRAAPLWDNKQQKFVGMLTITDFINILHRYYKSPLVQIYELEEHKIETWRGDSFQNVYLQYHKQNLISISPNASLFDAVYSLLKHKIHRLPVIDPESGNVLHILTHKRILKFLYLFGPTIPKPYFLQKKIKDAGIGTFRDIATVQQTATVYDALSVFVDRRVSALPVVDENGRVVALYSRFDVINLAAQKTYNNLSMSMQEALRRRRCYVEGVIKCYPDETLETVIDRIVKAEVHRLVLVDRNDVVRGIISLSDLLQAIVLSPAGIDALFS
- the prkag3a gene encoding 5'-AMP-activated protein kinase subunit gamma-1 isoform X4 yields the protein MNSTDPNAEAYMTFMKKHCCYDAIPTSCKLVIFDTSLQVKKAFFALVANGLRAAPLWDNKQQKFVGMLTITDFINILHRYYKSPLVQIYELEEHKIETWRGDSFQNVYLQYHKQNLISISPNASLFDAVYSLLKHKIHRLPVIDPESGNVLHILTHKRILKFLYLFGPTIPKPYFLQKKIKDAGIGTFRDIATVQQTATVYDALSVFVDRRVSALPVVDENGRVVALYSRFDVINLAAQKTYNNLSMSMQEALRRRRCYVEGVIKCYPDETLETVIDRIVKAEVHRLVLVDRNDVVRGIISLSDLLQAIVLSPAGIDALFS